The Candidatus Bathyarchaeota archaeon nucleotide sequence AAGCACTATCCGTGATAAGGAAGAAAAAATTGAGGATATCAACCTGGAGACAAAAGTTCAGGTAAAAAAACTTCTCTCTGAAAAGCAGCTTACCTACTTTAACAACAACAATTACAATTGGTGGGATATGTCGGAAAATTGCTGGCACGCAGGTAATATGGGAATGAATTCTCGTAAACAGATGATGATGTCGCGTCGCAGCAATTGTTGGTAAACACCAGTTCGGTTTTTTAAAAAACAAGCGATAAAAAGAAAGGAGAATGTTATGATGGATGGATTTGGGTGTCACGGATGGGGAATGGGAATGGGCTGGTGGTGGGTTATAGGGCTCATTATCGTAATTGCCGTTGTTTGGATGGTTGTTAAAGGAATGAGTCAAAATAACCGCCCCGGCAACCCACCCGAAAGTAAGTCGGCGCTCGATTATTTAAAAGAGCGCTACGCCCGTGGCGAAATAAACAAACAGGAGTTTGAAGAACGAAAAAAGGATTTATAGAAGCCTCCCCTAACCCCTCCCA carries:
- a CDS encoding SHOCT domain-containing protein; translation: MMDGFGCHGWGMGMGWWWVIGLIIVIAVVWMVVKGMSQNNRPGNPPESKSALDYLKERYARGEINKQEFEERKKDL